A region from the Hydrogenimonas sp. genome encodes:
- a CDS encoding phosphate transport ATP-binding protein PstB, translated as MATICEVTHEHIIEVKNFSFYYSGVDTPNLKKINLPIGKGAVTALIGPSGCGKTTLLRCFNRMHDLYPGNRYKGEIIFENRNILAKNEDLIRLRTKIGMIFQKPTPFPMSIYDNVAYGLRLQGIKSRSELDGRVEQALKDAALWKEVGDRLKESGTALSGGQQQRLCIARAVAVEPEVLLFDEPTSALDPISTQAIEELIIKLKEKVTVIIVTHNMQQAARVSDYTAFMYLGDLIELGVTEELFITPKEEMTEQYITGKFG; from the coding sequence ATGGCTACTATATGTGAAGTCACCCATGAACATATTATTGAGGTAAAAAACTTCAGTTTCTACTATTCAGGCGTCGATACGCCGAACCTGAAAAAGATCAACCTCCCCATAGGGAAAGGGGCTGTTACCGCTCTCATAGGCCCCAGCGGCTGCGGCAAAACCACGCTTCTGAGATGTTTCAACAGAATGCACGACCTCTACCCCGGCAACCGCTACAAGGGGGAGATAATCTTTGAAAACAGAAACATACTGGCAAAAAACGAAGATCTCATCAGGCTTCGCACCAAAATCGGGATGATTTTTCAAAAACCGACACCCTTTCCGATGAGCATCTACGACAATGTAGCCTACGGCCTGCGCCTGCAGGGAATAAAGAGCAGAAGTGAACTCGACGGACGTGTAGAACAGGCTCTCAAAGACGCGGCACTCTGGAAGGAGGTGGGCGACAGGCTCAAAGAGAGCGGAACAGCCCTCTCCGGAGGCCAGCAGCAGAGACTCTGCATAGCCCGCGCCGTAGCCGTTGAGCCGGAAGTTCTACTCTTCGATGAACCTACATCGGCTCTCGACCCCATAAGTACGCAGGCGATAGAGGAGCTTATAATAAAGCTAAAAGAGAAGGTAACCGTCATCATCGTAACACACAACATGCAGCAGGCGGCACGCGTAAGCGACTACACCGCTTTCATGTACCTCGGAGACCTGATAGAACTGGGGGTTACGGAGGAGCTCTTCATCACCCCCAAAGAGGAGATGACGGAGCAGTACATCACCGGGAAGTTCGGTTGA
- a CDS encoding catalase / peroxidase, which translates to MNEKNGCPVTESSYRHTTLGGNLIRDWWPEQLNLKILHQNPDALKPIGDGEYAENFKKLDYEALKEDLRRTLRESQEWWPADYGHYGPLFIRMAWHSAGTYRVYDGRGGGSTGNQRFAPVNSWPDNVNLDKARRLLWPVKKRYGNKISWADLMILAANVAMEDMGFKTFGFGGGRIDIWEPEEDVNWGPELKWLGDERHAEGREMQKPLAAVQMGLIYVNPEGPNGEPNILAAGEDIRESFKRMGMNDEETVALIAGGHTFGKCHGAANPEKYVGPEPEAAPLEEQGFGWKNSYGSGKGPDTITSGLEGAWTPTPTKWDNSFLELLFKYDWNLEKSPAGAWQWVAVNPEPADMVPDAHDPEKLHKPIMLTTDLALRMDPKYGPIAKSFRDDPKRFADAFAHAWFKLTHRDMGPKSRYLGPETPQEELLWQDPLPPVDHEIVDEQDLSTLKREILESGTAIADLVYTAWSAASTYRNSDKRGGANGARIRLAPQNRWDVNRPDRLEKVLETLEKIRNEFNSTQSGGKRISLADLIVLAGNTGVEEAARLAGFTLNIPFTPGRTDATREQTDIESFSYLEPIADGFRNYLKEGCGFSAEKALIDRAQLLTLTVPEMTVLVGGMRAIGANYGDTPYGVFTERPGALTNDFFVNLLDMGVEWKPVSEDALLFEAYDRKSGKPKWRGTRVDLVFGSNSQLRAQSEFYAQEENAERFVNDFAAAWNKVMNLDRFDLQWH; encoded by the coding sequence ATGAATGAAAAAAACGGATGCCCCGTGACGGAGTCTTCCTACAGACATACCACACTGGGCGGAAACTTGATACGTGACTGGTGGCCCGAACAGCTCAACCTGAAAATACTCCACCAAAATCCAGATGCCCTGAAGCCTATCGGCGACGGCGAGTATGCAGAAAACTTCAAAAAGCTCGACTACGAGGCGCTCAAGGAGGATCTTAGGCGTACATTGAGAGAGTCGCAGGAGTGGTGGCCGGCCGACTACGGTCACTACGGACCTCTCTTTATCAGAATGGCGTGGCACAGCGCCGGAACCTACCGGGTCTACGACGGACGCGGCGGCGGCAGCACGGGCAACCAGCGCTTCGCACCCGTAAACAGCTGGCCGGACAATGTCAACCTCGACAAAGCCCGACGCCTGCTCTGGCCCGTCAAAAAGAGGTACGGCAACAAGATCTCATGGGCCGACCTGATGATTCTTGCCGCGAATGTAGCCATGGAGGATATGGGTTTTAAAACCTTCGGTTTCGGCGGAGGCCGCATCGATATATGGGAACCCGAAGAGGATGTGAACTGGGGACCGGAGCTGAAATGGCTGGGTGATGAACGCCATGCCGAAGGGAGAGAGATGCAAAAACCTTTGGCAGCCGTACAGATGGGGCTCATCTATGTCAACCCCGAGGGTCCGAACGGTGAGCCGAACATACTCGCTGCAGGAGAGGATATCCGCGAGAGTTTCAAACGGATGGGAATGAACGACGAAGAGACTGTCGCACTGATCGCCGGAGGACATACATTCGGAAAGTGTCACGGCGCGGCGAACCCGGAAAAATATGTGGGTCCTGAGCCGGAAGCCGCACCTCTGGAGGAGCAGGGGTTCGGATGGAAAAACAGCTACGGCAGCGGCAAGGGGCCGGATACGATCACAAGCGGACTTGAGGGGGCCTGGACTCCGACACCCACAAAGTGGGACAACAGCTTTCTGGAACTTCTCTTCAAGTATGACTGGAACCTCGAAAAGAGCCCTGCTGGAGCATGGCAGTGGGTGGCCGTAAACCCGGAACCTGCCGATATGGTACCCGATGCGCACGATCCCGAAAAACTCCACAAACCCATCATGCTTACAACCGACCTTGCGCTGAGAATGGATCCAAAATACGGCCCGATCGCCAAGAGCTTCCGCGACGACCCGAAGAGATTCGCCGACGCCTTCGCGCATGCGTGGTTCAAGCTGACCCACAGAGATATGGGGCCCAAAAGCCGCTATCTCGGGCCGGAAACTCCACAGGAGGAGCTTTTGTGGCAAGATCCTCTCCCTCCGGTCGACCACGAAATCGTAGATGAGCAGGATCTGTCGACTCTGAAAAGAGAGATACTCGAATCCGGAACAGCGATAGCGGATCTTGTATATACCGCCTGGTCGGCAGCCTCCACTTACCGTAACTCCGACAAGAGAGGCGGTGCCAACGGAGCGCGTATCCGCCTAGCACCGCAAAACAGATGGGATGTCAACAGGCCCGACAGGCTGGAGAAGGTACTCGAAACTCTCGAAAAGATAAGAAACGAATTCAACTCCACCCAGAGCGGCGGCAAACGCATCTCTCTCGCCGACCTGATCGTCCTCGCCGGAAACACAGGTGTCGAAGAGGCTGCCCGTCTCGCCGGGTTCACCCTGAATATCCCTTTCACCCCGGGACGCACCGACGCGACCCGGGAGCAGACCGACATCGAGTCGTTCAGCTATCTAGAGCCGATAGCGGACGGTTTCAGAAACTACCTCAAAGAGGGATGCGGCTTCTCCGCGGAGAAGGCTCTCATAGACAGAGCGCAGCTTCTTACGCTCACCGTACCCGAGATGACGGTGCTCGTCGGAGGTATGCGGGCGATAGGTGCCAACTACGGCGATACTCCGTACGGAGTATTTACGGAGAGACCCGGAGCGCTTACAAACGACTTTTTCGTCAACCTGCTGGATATGGGTGTCGAGTGGAAACCGGTTTCGGAAGATGCACTCCTCTTCGAAGCCTACGACAGAAAAAGCGGAAAACCGAAATGGAGAGGCACAAGGGTAGACCTGGTTTTCGGATCGAACTCACAGCTAAGGGCCCAGTCGGAGTTTTACGCCCAGGAGGAGAACGCCGAGAGATTCGTAAACGACTTCGCCGCCGCATGGAACAAAGTGATGAACCTCGACCGGTTCGACCTGCAGTGGCACTGA